Within the Streptomyces sp. YIM 121038 genome, the region CGGTATGACACGGCCGATCCCTATGCCGTGCACGCCACCTTCCACACCGGAGCCGAGGAGACCGTCGAGTGGGTGTTCGCCCGCGACCTCCTCGCCGAGGGCCTGCACCGGCCCACCGGCACCGGCGACGTCCGTGTCTGGCCGTCCCGCAGCCACGGTCAGGGCGTCGTCTGCATCGCCCTGAGCTCTCCCGAGGGTGAGGCCCTGCTCGAAGCCCCGGCGCGGGCTCTGGAATCGTTCCTGAAGCGGACCGACGCGGCCGTGCCGCCCGGTACCGAACACCGTCACTTCGATCTCGACACGGAGCTCTCGCACATTTTGGCCGAAAGCTAGTCCGGCCCGTCCGGGAGCCGCTCACCGCCGTCCGACTCGGGGAGACGGCGTGGGTACGACAACGACATAGCAGGCACAGCAGACACCGGCGCCGGTGCCGCGGCACTCCGCGGCTCCGGCGCCGTGGCGCGTACGGCGTGAGCCGCTAGCATCGGCCAGCATCAGGCGGGCGCCCGCCCGACCCTCATCAGGCCAGGGAGCGAATCGTGCTGATCACCCATGACACCAGGTGCGCGCTCGACGCCGTGGTCGATCTGGTGAACTCCGCGCCGGACGACCCGGACGACGAGGGCGGTGGCAACGCCGAGGGCCTGGCGGACGTCGCGGCCCTGCACGCGTTCGTGCGCAACCACTCCATCAGTGACGTCGGGGCGCTCACGGAGCGGGACCTGGCGGCCGTGCACCGCGTCCGCAGCCGCTTCGCGGAGGTCTTCGCGGCCACCGAGGCACACCTCGCGGCGTCCCTCCTGAACGAGCTGGTGGCCGCCGCGGGGACGACGCCGCGGCTGACCGATCACGACGGCTACGACTGGCACGTGCACTACTTCGCCCCGGGCGCCTCGGTCGCCGACCACCTGGCGGCGGACTGCGGGATGGCCCTCGCCTTCTTCGTCGTCGCGGGCGAGCAGGAGCGGCTGCGGCGCTGCGAGGCGCCGGACTGCCGCCGCGCCTTCATCGACCTGTCCCGGAACCGCTCGCGCCGCTACTGCGACAGCCGCACCTGCGGCAACCGTCTGCACGTCGCCGCCTACCGGGCCCGGCGCCGGGAGGCCGCGGGCCAGGAGCAGGGCGCGCCGGAGGACGGCGGTCCGGGACAGGGCGAGCTGGAGCGCGAACACCTGGAGCGGGAGCCTCTGGGACGGGGACTACAGCAGGAACAGGTCGTGCAGTGAGGCCATGAGCAGTAGGCAGCCGATCACCGCCAGGAAGATCATCAGCGGGGGCTGGGAGAGGGCGAAGAGGCAGCCTCGCGGCTCGTCGGCGGTTCCGTGCCCGTCGGGCGGGGCGGGTTCGCTCTGTGTGGTGGTGTCCAGCATCTCGCCGTGATGATGGCGCAGCGCGCACACCCGTGCTGACCAACACGCACGATCACAGCGGCAGTTCGCCGCATTCCGTGACCTTGGTGGCCCCGGTGTGGCGTACCTGCGAGCGGTGTCCGTGGATACGCTCGAACCGGCGACCCCACAGGGTGACGCCCGGCGCGCGAGCCGCCCGGCTCAGCCGCCGTGTGTCTGGCTTCGGCTCATATGCCGTGCTTCTTGAGGATGGCCTCGATGTCGCTGAAGTCCTCCGCGGGTGCCGCCGCCTTCCGCGGCTTGGCCGCGGGCCGCGCGCCCGCGCCGAGGGAGGGGGCGGAGGCCGCGGGGGCGACCGCGTCGCGCTGGGCCGCCTTGGCCGCCGCCTTGCGCTCCTTGCGGGTGCCTCCGGAGCGGCGCTCCGCCGAGCGCGTGCCCATGAACAGCAGCCAGGCCGTGCCGAGGACGCCGAAGCCCGCCCAGGCGACCGGGCTGAAGGCGGTCTCGGCGGCCCATTCGACGGCGCCCGTCATGACCAGGCCGAGCGGGACCAGGGCGTAGGCGGCGAGGCGGGCCGCGGCGAGGAAACGCTTGCGGTACGCGGTGACGGCGGCTATGCCAAGGCCGGCCGCGGCTACGGCGGAGCAGATGGTCTCGGCAATCATCCCGGTCCTCCAGGCGTGCGGGTGTGGTGCGGTCGCGCGGGCACGGTGTGGTCACGCTTGTCCCTTCCATCCTGCACCTGGCCGGGGGCTCGTAGCCATGTCGTACGAGGACATCAGGGAGATATCCGGGTCGGCCCTCCTCCCCAGGTGCCGGTCGGCGGGCGGTCGCCTGGGAGACTGTGCGCATGAACGACTCTTCCCCCACCGGCCCCGCCAGCCCCGTCGTCATCGAGGTCTGGTGCGAGCTGCAGTGCCCCGACTGCCGCACCGCCCTGGACGACGTGCGCGCCCTGCGGGAGCGCTACGGCGACCGTGCCGAGCTGCGTCTGCGCCACTTCCCGCTGGAGAAGCACCGGCACTCCTTCGCCGCCGCGCAGGCCGCCGAGGAGGCCGTGGAGCAGGGCAAGGGCTGGGAGTACGTCGAGGCGGTCCTGGCCCGGGTCGAGGACCTGGACCGTAAGGGAGAACCCTTCCTGGTGGAGGTGGCGCGGGAACTCGGCCTGGACGCCGAGGAGTTCGACACCGTCCTGGTGGACGGGCGGCACATCCTGATCGTCGACGCCGACCAGGCCGAGGGCAAGGCCATCGGGGTCACCGGGACGCCGACGTACGTGGTGGGCGGTGAGCGCCTGGACGGCGGCAAGAGCCAGGACGGCCTGCGCGAGCGCGTCGAGGAGATCACCGACCGTCTGCTCGCGCAGGGCTGACGCCGGCCGGCCCCGGCCGCCGGGGCGGGCAGGCACGGCAGGAACGGCGGCCGGGGCGGGCACGGCGGCCGGAGCGCCCGCCCGCGGGGGTCAGAGCAGCGGCTTGTACAGGAAGTACGCGTCCGGTTCGTAGCCGAGCGACTCGTACAGGCGCAGCGCCGGGGTGTTGCCCGCGAACACGTTCAGGCCGATGCGGGTCCCGCCCGCCTCCCGGCACTGCCGTTCGGCGAGGAGCATGAGCGACCGGCCGTGGCCGCGGCCGCGGTGCTCCTCGCGGACCTCGACGTCGTACACGAAGGTCGCGTCGTCGCGGTCGGCGATCCACAGCGTGCCCACCACCGTGTCCGCCTCGGCCAGGACGCTCAGCCGGGTGCCGGGGGTCGCCAGGCCGTCGGGCAGGAGGCGCGCCTGGTCCCGCGCCACCTTGTCGCGGGCCTCGGCCTCGGGGACGCCGCGCTCGATCCAGTCGCGGGCGTAGGCCTCCGTGGCGTGCGCCGTCCAGTCCTGGAACTCCGCGTCCGTCATGGGCCTGGCCCGCACCCCGTCGGGCAGGGCGGGCGGTGTCGGGGGCAGCGGCTTGGACATGCTG harbors:
- a CDS encoding GNAT family N-acetyltransferase, yielding MTTTLRPAGPLQQSTDGTKSRTYDVCVNSRPVGRIQLATHPLFGPRVAEILDLRIDERDRRRGRGTVAALAAEEVARGWGCARIELKVLAAAPGALDLATALGYVERNRSMSKPLPPTPPALPDGVRARPMTDAEFQDWTAHATEAYARDWIERGVPEAEARDKVARDQARLLPDGLATPGTRLSVLAEADTVVGTLWIADRDDATFVYDVEVREEHRGRGHGRSLMLLAERQCREAGGTRIGLNVFAGNTPALRLYESLGYEPDAYFLYKPLL
- a CDS encoding DsbA family protein, giving the protein MNDSSPTGPASPVVIEVWCELQCPDCRTALDDVRALRERYGDRAELRLRHFPLEKHRHSFAAAQAAEEAVEQGKGWEYVEAVLARVEDLDRKGEPFLVEVARELGLDAEEFDTVLVDGRHILIVDADQAEGKAIGVTGTPTYVVGGERLDGGKSQDGLRERVEEITDRLLAQG
- a CDS encoding SsgA family sporulation/cell division regulator, which codes for MNTTVSCELHLRLVVSSESSLPVPAGLRYDTADPYAVHATFHTGAEETVEWVFARDLLAEGLHRPTGTGDVRVWPSRSHGQGVVCIALSSPEGEALLEAPARALESFLKRTDAAVPPGTEHRHFDLDTELSHILAES